The stretch of DNA TGGCCCCTGCCCTCTTAGGCATGCTCCTGGTGCACTATGGCCCCATGCTCCAGGGCATCTACATGGGTTTTTTAGACCTAAAACTGAGCACCCTGCGGCTTTACCTCGGCGCCCCCTTCGTGGGCCTGGCGAACTACCGGGAGATCCTCTTTGACCCCCAGTCCACCTTCCGCACGGGCTTCCTCTATGCCGTGCGCACCACCTTGCTCTACGCCCTGGTGGTGAATGCCCTGACCCTTTCCCTCGGACTCCTCTTTGCCCACGTCCTCAACCGACCCCTCTTCCTGCGGGGGCTTGGGCGAACGCTTTTCCTCCTACCCTGGGTGGTGCCCAGCTACGTGGTGGGGCTCCTGTGGGGGTTCATGTGGCTCAAAAACGGGGTGATCAACACCCTCCTCGTGGACGTGCTCCACCTCCTGCCCGAGAAGCCCCACTGGCTCATCGGCCCCCTCACCTTCCTCGCCATCGTCCTACCCACGGTGTGGCGGGGCTGGCCCTTCGTCATGGTCACCTACCTGGCGGCCCTCCAGGCCATCCCCCAGGAGCTCTACGAGGCGGCCAAGGTGGACGGAGCTACCCCGTGGCAACGCTTCCGGTACATTACCTGGCCCTCCCTTCGCCCCGTGACGGCCATCCTCCTCCTCTATGGCCTCCTGGGGACGCTTTACAGCTTCAACATCGTCTACATGATGTTCGGCCACGGGGCCGGGTACCCCGGGGAGTGGGGGGACCTCCTCATGACCAACCTCTTCCGGAACACCTTCGGCATGTGGAACTTCGGCCTGGGGGCCGCCGCTAGCACCCTGTACATGCTCCTGACCCTGGTCCTCATCCTCTTCTGGTACCGGGCCTTCCGGGAAGACCTGAAAGCGAGGTGACGAATGCGCGAGGAACGTTGGCTGGCGTGGGGCGCCGGGGGCGTCCTGGTGTTGGGCCTTTTAGGGCAACTCTTCCCCATCCTCTGGATGGTGAACACCTCCCTGATGACCCAGCTGGAGGCGGCCACGGGAAGCCTCTTCCCTAAGGCGCCCCAGTGGGGAAACTACCTGGAGATCTGGCGGGCCCTGCCCTTCTTCCAGTACCTAAAGAACTCCCTTCTGGTCTGCACCCTCACCACCCTCTTCGCCTTAGGGGTGGCCACCCTGGCGGGGTACGCCCTGGCCCGGTTCCGCTTCCCGGGAGCCGAGCTTTTCGGGGGGAGTGTCCTCCTCACCCAGGTCATCCCGGGCATCCTGTTTCTCATCCCCATCTACATCATGTACATTGCCTTTCAGAACTGGGCTAGGGAGGCGTTGGGCCTCGAGGTGCGGCTCGTGGGGAGCTACACGGGCCTGGTCCTCACCTACACGGCTTTCTTCGTGCCCATAAGCATCTGGATCCTGCGGGGCTTTTTCGCCTCCATCCCCAAGGAGCTGGAGGAGGCGGCCCTGGTGGACGGGGCCACCCCTTTCCAGGCCTTTTACCGGGTGATCCTGCCCCTGGCCCTGCCGGGCATCGCCGCCACCGCCGTCTACATCTTCCTCACCGCCTGGGACGAGCTCCTCTTCGCCCAGATCCTCACCACCGAGGCCACCGCCACCATCCCCGTGGGCATCCGCAACTTCGTGGGTAACTTCCAGAACCGCTACGACCTGGTCATGGCCGCCGCCACCGTGGCCACGCTGCCCGTCCTCCTCCTCTTTTTCCTAGTGCAACGCTGGCTCATCCAGGGCCTCACGGCAGGGGCGGTCAAGGGATAGGAGGTGCCTTGTGGAAAAGGAAGGCTTTCTCTTTGGCGCGGCCACCAGCGCCTACCAGATCGAAGGGGCCACGGGGGAGGATGGGCGAGGGCCTTCCATCTGGGACGTTTTCTGCCAACGCCCCGGGGCCATCCGGGATGGGAGCTCGGGCGAACCCGCCTGCGACCATTACCGCCGTTGGCGCGAGGACCTGCAGTGGATGCGTTGGCTGGGCCTAAAGGCCTACCGTTTCTCCGTGGCCTGGCCCCGCATCCTCCCCGGGGGAAAGGGGCGCATCAACCCGAAGGGCCTCGCCTTCTACGACCGCCTCGTGGACGCCCTCCTGGAAGCGGGGATCACCCCCTTCCTCACCCTCTACCACTGGGACCTCCCCTGGGCCTTGGAGGAACGGGGCGGGTGGCGGAGCCGGGAGACCGCCTACGCCTTCGCCGAGTACACCGCCTTGGTGGCCCGGGCCCTGGCCGACCGCGTCCCCTACTTCGCCACCCTCAACGAGCCCTGGTGCAGCGCCTTCCTGGGCCACTTCACGGGCGAGCATGCCCCCGGGCTCCGGAACCTCGAGGCCGCCCTCCGCGCCGCCCACCACCTCCTCCTGGGCCACGGCCTGGCCGTGGAGGCCTTGCGGGCCGCCGGGGCCAAGCGGGTGGGCATCGTCCTGAACTTCACCTGGGTGGAGGGGGAGGACGAGGAAGCGGTGGAGCGGGCGGACCGCTACCACAACCGTTTCTTCCTGGACCCCCTCTTGGGCCGGGGTTACCCCGAAAGCCCCTTCGCCAACCCACCCAGCGTCCCCATCTATCCCAAGGACCTGGAGCGCATGGCAAGGCCCCTGGACTTCCTCGGGGTGAACTACTACACCCGGGCCCGGGTGGCCCGGGGGGAAGGCCTCTTGCCGGTGCGCTACCTGCCCCCGGAAAGGCCCACCACGGCCATGGGCTGGGAGGTCTACCCCGAGGGGCTCTACCGCCTCCTGAGGCGCCTGGCCCGGGAAACCCCTTGGCCCCTCTTCGTCACGGAAAACGGGGCCGCCTACCCGGACCTTTGGCGAGGGGAAGAGGTGGTGGAGGACCCCGAGCGGGTGGCTTACCTGGAAAGCCACCTGGAAGCGGTGGGTAGGGCGCGGAGCGAAGGCGTAGACGTCAGGGGGTACTTCGCCTGGAGCCTTCTGGACAACTTTGAGTGGGCCCACGGCTACACCAAGCGCTTCGGGCTCCTCTACGTGGACTATCCCACGGGACGGCGCATCCCCAAGCGGAGCGCCCTCTGGTACCGGGAGCGGATCCTGCGGGGGGGAGGTTAGCTCCCCGCCAAGCGGTAACGCCGCAAGGGCCGCCCCTGGCCCTTTGGGTCAGTCTCCCCTTCCAAAAGCCCTTCCCTCCGCATCCCCTCCAGGTAGCGCCAGGCGGTGACCCGGGAAAGGCCCAAGGCCAGGGCCACCTCCTCCACGGTGAGGGCCTCCCGTCCCCCGAAGAGGGAAAGGACCCGTTCCAGGGTGAGGGGGTCCAGGCCCTTGGGCGTCCGCCTGCGGGCGAGGAGGCGGTCCAAGTCGGCTTGGGAAACCTCGCCCTTCCGCCTGAGGGCGCGGAAGGCCCGGTAGCGGCTTAGGGCCTCCCTCAGGCGGCTTTGCCCAAAGGGCTTCACCAGGTAGTCCATGGCCCCGCCCAAGAGGGCCCGTTCCACCGTGGGCACGTCCTTGGCGGCGGTGATGACGATGACGTACGTGCCCACCAAGGCGGGTAGGAGGTCCAGCCCGTGGCCATCGGGAAGGTAGAGGTCCAGGAGGACCAGATCGGGCTCCAGCGCTAGGGCGGAAAGGGCCGCCTCGAGGCCCGCCACCACCCCCACCACCTGGACCCCTTCCGCCTCCAAAAAGGCCCGGTGCAAGGAGGCCACCCGGGGATCGTCCTCTACGATGAGCGCGCGGTCCATGGTTTACCGAAGGCTACCCAGAACACGGTCCAGCCCTCCTGCCGCCGGTACCCTAGCCTCCCCCCGCCGCCTGGACCAGGGTGCGGGCCAAGGCCAGGCCATAGCCCCGGCCCGCCCCCCGGCTGCTGGCTTCGGGCTGGAAGAGGGCTTCCCCTTGGGGCCCCGGGCCGTTGTCCCACACCTCCACGGAAAGACCCTCCTCCCCCGCCCTAAAGCGGAGCCGTACCTGTCCCCCAGGGTTTTGGGCCGCCGCCTCGAGGGCGTTTTCCAAAAGCTGGCCCAGAACGGAGGCGAGCAGGTCCCCCAAGGGAGCGTATTGGGCAGGAAGTTGTCCTTCCAGGTCCATTTCCACGCCAAGTTCCTGGGCCCGACGCCACTTGCCCAAAAGGAGGGCCGCCAAGAGGGGAAGCTCCACCCGGGCCAACACCGCTTCCAGCCGGGCCTCCGCCTCGCCCTCCCTCCGCAAAAGCCGCAGGGCTTCCTCCACCCGCCCAAGCTCCAGGAGACCCCCGAGGAGGTGCAAAAAGTTCTGGAACTCATGGGCCTGGGCCCGCAACAGGTCCAGGTGGCGGCGGCTTTGCGTGAGGCTTTCCGCAAGCCGCCTGACTTCCGCCTGGTCCTGGAAGACGATCACCCGGTAGCCGGCGGACACGCTTTCCCGCACCCTCGCAGGCCGGCCCCCGGGGAGGGGCAAGGGGCTAGGGGGGTTTTCCGTGCGCCGGCCACCCAGGCGTTCCAGCACCGCCCCCGCCTCGGCCACCCGCCGGGTTTCCGCCAGGAGCGCCTCGGACAGGAGCGCATTTCCCCGGAAGGCCTCCAGGACCCAAAGCCCAAGGCAAAGGGCCAGAAGGGGCACCGCTAAGGGGCGCACCACAAGGCCATTATCCCCCCTCGGCGGGGTAGGCCAAGGCGGCCTCCGGATCGAAGGCCAGGCGCAACCTGGGCCCAGGAAGGGGGAGGGGGCTATAGAAGCGGAGAAGCGCCTCCCCTACCCCCACCCAGTGCTCGTGGTGCATCCCGAGGTAGAGGGAATGGGCGAGCTCCCCTTCCAGGACATTCACCTCCCCTGGCCCCGCCAGGCGCAAGGCCTCGGGGCGGAGGACGAGCTTGGCGAGCCGCCCCGGCACCAAAGGCCCCATGGCCCGT from Thermus brockianus encodes:
- a CDS encoding carbohydrate ABC transporter permease; this translates as MALFRFWQRYGLAYLFVAPALLGMLLVHYGPMLQGIYMGFLDLKLSTLRLYLGAPFVGLANYREILFDPQSTFRTGFLYAVRTTLLYALVVNALTLSLGLLFAHVLNRPLFLRGLGRTLFLLPWVVPSYVVGLLWGFMWLKNGVINTLLVDVLHLLPEKPHWLIGPLTFLAIVLPTVWRGWPFVMVTYLAALQAIPQELYEAAKVDGATPWQRFRYITWPSLRPVTAILLLYGLLGTLYSFNIVYMMFGHGAGYPGEWGDLLMTNLFRNTFGMWNFGLGAAASTLYMLLTLVLILFWYRAFREDLKAR
- a CDS encoding carbohydrate ABC transporter permease yields the protein MREERWLAWGAGGVLVLGLLGQLFPILWMVNTSLMTQLEAATGSLFPKAPQWGNYLEIWRALPFFQYLKNSLLVCTLTTLFALGVATLAGYALARFRFPGAELFGGSVLLTQVIPGILFLIPIYIMYIAFQNWAREALGLEVRLVGSYTGLVLTYTAFFVPISIWILRGFFASIPKELEEAALVDGATPFQAFYRVILPLALPGIAATAVYIFLTAWDELLFAQILTTEATATIPVGIRNFVGNFQNRYDLVMAAATVATLPVLLLFFLVQRWLIQGLTAGAVKG
- a CDS encoding GH1 family beta-glucosidase, with translation MEKEGFLFGAATSAYQIEGATGEDGRGPSIWDVFCQRPGAIRDGSSGEPACDHYRRWREDLQWMRWLGLKAYRFSVAWPRILPGGKGRINPKGLAFYDRLVDALLEAGITPFLTLYHWDLPWALEERGGWRSRETAYAFAEYTALVARALADRVPYFATLNEPWCSAFLGHFTGEHAPGLRNLEAALRAAHHLLLGHGLAVEALRAAGAKRVGIVLNFTWVEGEDEEAVERADRYHNRFFLDPLLGRGYPESPFANPPSVPIYPKDLERMARPLDFLGVNYYTRARVARGEGLLPVRYLPPERPTTAMGWEVYPEGLYRLLRRLARETPWPLFVTENGAAYPDLWRGEEVVEDPERVAYLESHLEAVGRARSEGVDVRGYFAWSLLDNFEWAHGYTKRFGLLYVDYPTGRRIPKRSALWYRERILRGGG
- a CDS encoding response regulator, translating into MDRALIVEDDPRVASLHRAFLEAEGVQVVGVVAGLEAALSALALEPDLVLLDLYLPDGHGLDLLPALVGTYVIVITAAKDVPTVERALLGGAMDYLVKPFGQSRLREALSRYRAFRALRRKGEVSQADLDRLLARRRTPKGLDPLTLERVLSLFGGREALTVEEVALALGLSRVTAWRYLEGMRREGLLEGETDPKGQGRPLRRYRLAGS
- a CDS encoding sensor histidine kinase — protein: MRPLAVPLLALCLGLWVLEAFRGNALLSEALLAETRRVAEAGAVLERLGGRRTENPPSPLPLPGGRPARVRESVSAGYRVIVFQDQAEVRRLAESLTQSRRHLDLLRAQAHEFQNFLHLLGGLLELGRVEEALRLLRREGEAEARLEAVLARVELPLLAALLLGKWRRAQELGVEMDLEGQLPAQYAPLGDLLASVLGQLLENALEAAAQNPGGQVRLRFRAGEEGLSVEVWDNGPGPQGEALFQPEASSRGAGRGYGLALARTLVQAAGGG